The window TCCCTCGGCAGTCCTAAATCAACTCGATATCTCCGATAGTCAATTGGGTTATCAATTTAAAAACATCAATTTTCAAATGTCGAGATCAATTACCATTGCGTCTCGCCCCCTTCAGAGACTCACTGCAAGGCCAATTATAAGACCAGCAGCCTGTCGCCAGTTCCTCAGCGCCCCTCATCGTCGACTTCATCTGCCCCTCAGCcgcccctcccccctcattGTCTCGATCTCCATCACTGTCTCACTCAActccgtcatcgccatcaaccagATCATTTTCCACCACCAAAATGGCTCCCATCCCCGCAACCATGAAGGCCGTCCAAATCTCCAAGATTGGCGGCCCCGAGGTCCTCGAGTACACCGAGATCCCCGTGCCGGCCGTCGGCGCAGGCCAAGTGCTCGTCCGGAACCGCTTCGCCGGCATCAACTACATCGACACCTACTTCCGCTCCGGCCTGTACCCCGCGCCGTCGATGCCGCTGGTCATGGGCCGTGAGGCTTCAGGCGAAGTCGTCGCCGCGCACGCCTCCGTCTCGGGGCTCGCTCCAGGTACCCGCGTGGCGTACATGGCCGGCGCCCCCTCCGCCGCTTACGCAGAGTTCACGGCTGTGGACGCCGCAAAGGTCGTTGCCATTCCCGAGCAGCTGTCCAGCGAGGAGGCCGCGGCGATCTTCCTGCAGGGCCTGACGGCGTGGACGTTTATCCGCGAGGCGGGCGAGGTCAAGGCCGGCCAGTGGACGCTGGTGCATGCTGCGGCGGGCGGCGTGGGCACGTTGCTGGTGCAGATGCTGAAGAGCGTCGGGGCCAAGATCATTGCGACGGCGAGCACGGATGagaagctggcgctggcaaagGGTTACGGCGCGGATTACTTGGTGAACTCGAATGACGACATTGTGAgcaaggtcaaggagattACGGGCGGacatggcgttgatgccatctttgacgGCGTTGGCAAGGCCACGTTTGATGCTGATTTGCAGATGATTGCCCTCAAGGGACACCTCATCTCATTCGGCAATGCAGTAAGTTGTCCCGATCATaaggaacaaagaaaaaaggaacaatATGTACaaagaaaatgagagaatGAAGCCAGTGCTAATGAATATCCAGTCTGGAGCCGTTCCCCCCGTCAACATCCTGCAGCTCGGCCCCAAAAACGTCAAGCTGATGAGACCCATTGTCAACGGCTACGTCGCTGAAAGAGCAGACCTTGAAAAGTACACTTCCGAGCTCTTTGACCTTGTCATCTCCAAAAAGGTCGCGGTCAAGATCCACAACATTTATTCGCTCAAAGACGCTGCCCAAGCGCACATTGACCTCGAGAGCAGAGGAACAACcggcaagctgctgcttaaGATTGAGTAGTTGTtgtaaaatattataaaattagcATTGCTATTTAGAATGAAATAAAACTAAACATGAAGCATTGTCTGTTTACTAATTGAGTATATTTTTTCGTAATTAattttctgttcttttctcttccttcattCTATCGTGAAACACGGGGGAATTCTTTGTTCAAATCCAATTTTGTAAATAACGCTCCTCTTGGCGACATTCCAAATCGATTATTCATGTCTATTTTAAGCTTTTCATccaactcttctcttccgcgTCTTTGTTTCGCTATAACATTTCATTTAgattttcatttcatttttttctttacgcCTTCTTGACAGCAGCCAACAACTCAGCCGGGGGCTCCTGTCGGTATCCCTGGGGGTTGTTGCTGACCCACCGCCAGAGGTCCTCGCAGGCCTTCTCCATGGTGAGCTCAGTCTTCCAGTTCAGCTCGGTGTTGGCCAGAGTGGGGTTGGCAGTCAAGTCTAGGACATCGCCGGCTCTGCGGGCAACGACCTCGTATTTCAAATCGCGACCAACGACGGCGCTGAATGCCTTGACGATCTCGAAGACAGTGCTGCCACGACCAGAACCCAAGTTCCAGGCCTTGACACCGGGCTGGTTGGCGCGGAGGTAGTTGAGAGCGACCAAGTGGCCTCGAGCAAGATCGACAACGTGAATGTAGTCTCGGATGGCGGTTCCGTCGCGAGAAGGGTAGTCTATAGGAAAAAATGTGTTAGTTTCGATATCGCGCAATGCGCTTCACAGGCGCATTTAAAGAAAATGCTACCACTCACCCTCTCCGTAGACAAGGAGCTTCTCGCGCTGGCCTGTGGCAACCTGTCCCAGCAGGGGGAGCAGGTTGAAAGGAACACCCTGAGGATCCTCGCCCATGATACCGCTGGGGCTGGGCTCCGCACCAGGGGTTGAAGTAGCGCAGCAGAGCGCCATTCCACTGCTGGAAAGgcttgccctccttctccaggtTGTTGCGCTGAGCATTGATGTAGTCGGAGATGACGTCCTCAATCATGGACTTTGTGCGGCCGTAAGTGTTGGTCGGGCCAATGGGGCAGTGCTCGGGGATGGGAATCATGTTGGGGAATCGAGTAGCATCGCCGTAGacggtggcggaggaggagaagacgatgtTGGTGACATTGTTGCGGGACATGGACTGGAGGAGGGCAATGCTGCCGCCGACATTGACGCGGTAGTACTCGAGAGGGATCACGGAAGACTCTCCGACGGCCTGGAACACGGTTGGATAATGTTAACTTGttgttctctttctcttcttcattttcaatCCCATCTGCTGTCGCTTGCTGTGTCGCATCGCAAACCGAAACTGAGTGCGGGGCCAAACTTGCCTTCAATGCGGCAAAGTGGATGACGCTGTCGATGGAGGGGTGCTTGGCAAACACCTCGTCCAGAGCCTTTTCGTCGGTGATGTCAATCTGGTAGAAGTCGGGACGGcggccagccagcagctcgATGCGGTCGAGGGCGACCTTGGAGGAGTTGTAGAGGCTGTCGACAATGACGACATCGTAGCCGGCGTCCAGCAGGGCCAGAGTCGTGAAGGAGCCGATGTAGCCCGTTCCACTGCGAATTGTTTGTCAGTCAACAAATCCAAATGGCAATgatcgcatcgcatcgcattgCCTCGCATCGTATCGCGGCGCGTCGCAAACACCAAGCTGACGCAGCGCGCACAGCAGCGCAACAAGTTTGGCAATAAGCGcgcaagcaaaaaagaagcaagatgGAGGGGAAGCCGCGAGGTGCGAGATGGGAGAGAGGGGTCGTACCCGGTGACGAGGACAGTTCCGACAGGCattgtggttgtggttggAGAGCTCGAGAAGTGACGTCTAGAGAGTCTGCGGTGAGGAGTCGCGGGATTGGAGAACACAGGATTAGCTCGAGGCAAGAGGGGGGAGCGCAATTTATTGCTGCGAGACGACGATGGAGTTGCAGCTTGTGATTgcgcttgtgcttgtgctaTGCGGATTGCGGATACGGCTGATATTAGCGGTTTTGATAGGCGCGGATCGACAGcgcgctggcgctggtagCGGCGCTGGGGGCAGTGCCGGTAGCAGTCGTTATAGCGGTGCAGCCGCTGGGGCGCTGGCTGGGACCGGTGACGATCTTGAGCTCCGACCACCGCAAATCTCAAACGTGGCGGCGAAGGCGACAACGGCAGAGACAAGGATGTGGATGAGCGTGAAGACGGAGATGGAAATGCGCAAAAtgggatgctgctgctcgtgaCTGAGAGCCTCACTTGGCTACCGATCCAGCTGAGCCCTCTGTTCTGAGCCCGGATCTGAGCGCGGAACGACATGTTTCAAAAGGCTGAAATCATGCTCGTAACACTCGTGGACGGCTGGACAATGGCTGATTGAGCAAAGCAGGCGATTTTAGTGGACGGGATTGCAGACGCAGACGGATGGATGTTACGGGGAGCATGGAGCAAGCCCACATTTTCGTTTCAGTTTCAATCTACTCGTGCTGCCACGATTTCTAGCGGGGAGTTATTATTCGACAAGACGccagaagcaaaagccaaATGGGGCATCATTATTCATTGTCACAGTCTAAAACACGTTGCAGCCCGTTATCATGAGCTAGTCGTATAAGCTCAAATTGCTGTTGCAACCTCTAAATATTGAACACTACTGTAACGATGCTGCCCTGTTAAATTCCTTGTTGCATCACGATCGTGCCCCGTTCTAGTTGTCACCAACTTGCGATGATGCATTTGCCCGGATGGTACCGTGTAATCTCATGCCAAAGAAAAGTCATTGCCCCTTGATTCTATTCTGCAATGTTCGAATAAACATGTCACAAAATAGGAGATGCGAAGCTTGTGTTGCCTGCAGATCATTTGCGTTGCTGATGCTCGTCTCTAAGATGAGACGCACATCATCATATCTGACATGGCCCCTGTTCGCCATGTTTTCCAGATAGACTCGATTCCGACGATGCGCAAAGTTGGCAAGATCTGCGCTGGCGGAATCAGCTTATGCTTGTATTATTGACTGCGATATGTCGTCTCATCTAGGTGAAACTTGATTTTATAATCTGACGAAGTTCATGTCCGTTTATGGTTATAAGCCAATCTTCCCTGTTGTGCTTCCTTGCTCATTGATCTTGAGTAACAATAAAGCCCAccgcagctgcagggcaATGCGCTGAAAGACCCTCGCCGAGGCGCCGTGCACTAAATCGTTGAGGACCGCTGGCCACTGCATGTGCATTTCAATCATtcgtagaagaagaaattgccaAGAAAATACCATATACTCAGAAAAAGAATTCCTACACCATGTTAAAAACGCCGAATACTGCCAGTACTTCGCAATAGACCATCTCCTGACGCGCACGTGACCGTGATGAATCGTGCCTGATGTTTCGCCCAAAATGCGCCGCTTAAGCCTCGGCGCGTCACGCTACCTGCGCGCCTCAGTGAAGTCGTCCGCGCAAACTAAGGCTCAAAGGCATCTCAttgggaaaaaagaatacgACAAAAGCAGCTCTGCATTTCCGAAAACGAATTTCTCACGGCCTCAATCCCGATCTGCTCAAAGGCCCTCATTGTTCGGCCTGGATACAAACCAAGCGAGCGTCTTGACATCGCCCTACCGCCGGCTCAGGTGCCATGCGTCGTGCCCAAAGTTCACAAAGATGCTCTTTGTTGATCGCAGCTCTCGCCCAGTAAGGATTCATCTTGGCAAGGACACAAAGAATCTGGGGCCCAGCCACCAACAAACCCGGATTTTGAGCTGGAGACAAAATTAGATCACGGCCGCCTTTGTTCAGTCAATCCCAGATCTAGACTCGCTGCTATTTGAAGATATCAGCCCTCAAGCATTCTCATCTTCGATACCCACCAAATTTTATATCCTGTTCAACACAACCACTGCTCCCTCGTCTCCTTATACGCCGCAGCTTAAGACGCTTTTCACTTTGCTATCACGATGAATGGAGTAGGCCGAGGTGGGAGACTACGGTCAAGGGATCGTGGAAATGCTGCGCGACGGCCCACGCAGACGGAAGTCGAAGATTTCAAAAAACCAAATCTTCCTACTTTAAAAGGCGCGCCCAGCGCAAGGCGCCAGTATGCATATGGCGCCGGAACTGAGCCTTCTGCCCCTCGTCGCCTCAGCAATGACGGAATGCCCCTGAGCCTTGAGGAGGCTATGAACAATGTTCTTCAGAGACAAGAACTTCAGGAggccgaggaagagagagagctgcAGAGACTTCAGTCAAATTCACAAACGGCTCATCGATATGATCTCACAAGAGAACCTACTTCAAGCGACCATGACTCAGAGTTGGGCTCAGACGATGAGACAAATCAACAACCGCGTTCTTCAAAGTTAGGTATGTATTCTCACTTGAACGGTTTACTTCAGTGATCAATATGAAAACTGATCACTCTTGCAGCGAAAACAGATGCGACCGCAAAAATGGCCTTTGACATATCATTCcaccaagatgaagatgaagatgagaccGAaggagatgacgaggacggAGAACTCACTCCCACCGAAAGTGATGACTCTGACTTACGCAGCTTCGACGCTGAAGGCGATTATTTTGGTAATGCCTCATTAAGACTTTCACCGATGCCGCAACAAAAACCAGCCCTCCTACCTGTTCCGCTAAACAGAACGGCAAATCACCGCCGACCACTTGTTTCGTCTCTGGGGACAACACAAGACCAGTATGATCGGACCACCCCAGATCGAGTCAATCCGACTCCAAACAGAGCTTGGAGCGCCGTCAAGAGCCTTTTAGGAGGAAGGATTCTTGGACCTGTCAGCCCTCCCGAGTCTGACTCTCAGATAAGCCAGACGACTGGCACGAGCAGACCAACCGAACAGAATCAATCTACAGCGAGGACACGCAGTCAGAAACCACCAGCCACTATAAATACAGCAAGTCAATCGCAGGACACAGATCAACGGGCGGTTCTTACTCAAAGGAATGTCAGCAGCTCTGCTCGTTTGCCCCCAGCCACCGGTGCTAGGCAACCTCGCTCTCGCTTTGCATCAGATCACAGCGAATTGGATGATGCCGTGCAGAATAACATCCGAGAGGCGGAAAGCTACGCTCTACATATGCGTCAAGGAACCTTGCGACGAATTCTTGCGTCCCTATTTCCCTGGGGCTTTAGGCCGCGATCTCAACCTAGAGACGCGCAGTATAGAGACGGAGACAATGATTCTACTGCATCCTCCGATATTGGCTCTGATTGTGATTCAGAACTCGATTCCGCAGCCACTGACGAGTCCATCaacttgcagcagctgttcaATCCGCTCACATATTTACAAGCCATCTACTGGTTTTTCAGCTCCATGATAGACAGCATCACCAGCTTTGTCTCTGAGTTCTTCTCTGGCTTGTTCTCGGAGACTATTCGGCGGCGGCTCTCGGCTATCGGCGAGGCTCTGGTATACACCGTTAGTGGCTTTTCTATCCTGATGCTGGCCGTTGTCCTATCCAGCATTGCCCTTGCCAATTTACCAAGCTTGGATGAGCTACCTGTCATTTCTGTTCCATCAGTGTCAATACCAACGCCACCTGGCTTTGGAGACCTTGCTTCTCGAATTGGAAACTACATGCCGTCCATTTCCTGGCCTTCACGAAGCGCGTGGGATGAGTTTCCAGAACTGGATGACCTGCGAGGTGCCAAGTATGCTGAGTTTGAGGGTCTAATCAACCAGGTATTACGAGATCTCCGCCTGATGAAGGGTGCCGGGAAGCTTCACGAGTCATCAATCGAGAAGCTAAACACAGTCGTTCCCAAGATGGTACACATGACGCTCAAAGACGGAAAACCAGTCATCACACAAGAGTTTTGGCATGCCATGCGAGATTTGATCGAGAAGGACGGCAGCTTCCCAATGCTAGATAAGAAGGGCAATAATTACGAACCATCGACAGAGAAGCAATGGAAGGATATTGCCGCGTGGGTGGCAGGACGTCCTGAAATCGCTTCCAAAATTAATGAAGCGAACGACGCAATTGCCAAAAAGCTACCGCACATGTGGGAAGCATGGGCAGGCGACAATCAGCGCAGAGTTGAGAAAACACTCCGTCCCATCCTCGACAAGATGAAAATCACCGGATCTCTCTCCGATAAGGACCTTGATAAGCGCCTTGATCAGATAATCAAGAAGCATGTTGAGAGTACCAAGAGCGATAGCACTGTCGTAACTCGCGAGTATTTCTTGCAATACTTGAAGAACGAGTTTGCCGCTCACTGGACCGAGATGAAGGCTGAAATTAACGAGTTACAGCCCAGGCTAGAGCAACAGATACGTGACTCTCTCGAGCtcgccaagaaggatgatTCTTCGAGCCTAACGCGCGCAGAAGTCACCAAACTTGTTGACAGATCAATACGTAAGGCTATTGCTGATCTCAATTtggaggccatggccaagggCCAGATTCGTGCACACTGGGACACCGATCTGAAGAACCAAGTCAACTACTTTGGAGTCGGCGCAGGAGCGATTGTGGATGTCAAACAGACCTCTACGACATTCAAGCCCGATGCGAAATACCTCAACGACAAAGGTCTCAAGGGTGCTCAACCGTATCCACCTATAGAGGCTCTGCTCCCTTGGCATGACGACGGTGATTGCTGGTGTGCTGCGCGCGAGGTCAACAAGCGCGGTAATCCACATGGTGCTAAGCTGAGCGTCATCATGGGCCATTCCATCATCCCTCAGCACATTGTGATTGAACACATCTTGCCCGGCGCGACGACGAACCCCGGAGCCCGACCTCGCCAAATCGAAGTGTACATTAAGATTGAGGACAGAGCTGTGCGAGAGCGCCTCCTGGACTTTGCGGCGGCAAATTACCCCGAAGATCAATTCGATTGGAACTATACGCCGGCTGATTTGCCTTTTCAGTTTGTCAAAGTCTCGCAGTTCGTGTACGAGGGCGCAGAGTTGCACGATGGCGTTCATGTCCATCGCCTCAGCAGCGAACTCGTGGCTCTTAACGCGGAGACGGACCAGGTGATTGTTCGGGCCGTAAGCAACTACGGTGCTCCGAATCACACGTGTTTCTACCGCATTCGTCTCTATGGGtacaaagaagatgatgtatGAAAATGGGAAAGGAAATGAAGGGGGGGGAATGCATTCGGCGGCGTCATAGGAGcgttttttttatttattttatgcttgatctcttcttgaatttttgtctctttttcccttttattAGTGGGTTAAGCATCTTATGTGCTGTTTTTGCTTTGTGGTAGCCAGGCGCACGCAGAGTAGGGTCGGAAATTACAAATAGgcagatgagagagagatgaattagtattatataggAAGAATACCCCATATAGAGAAATGCCTTTTTTTCGAGTCTTGTACGGATGAGAATGTGGCTTATTCTTACGTATTTGAATGAAACAATAGAGTTTTGGGGGCTGCTCGTGACTATGGTGTTGTTGGTATTAATACTAGTATTGTGCATGTGCTTCTTGTCACTGTTTTTGCAATTCTCTATTCATGCTCTGAGAAGAGATACTATTGGGAGGATGGCTTATCTAGATTTCATGACACTACGTGTGCATTGGGAGTTG is drawn from Trichoderma atroviride chromosome 7, complete sequence and contains these coding sequences:
- a CDS encoding uncharacterized protein (EggNog:ENOG41~TransMembrane:2 (o436-453i474-497o)) codes for the protein MNGVGRGGRLRSRDRGNAARRPTQTEVEDFKKPNLPTLKGAPSARRQYAYGAGTEPSAPRRLSNDGMPLSLEEAMNNVLQRQELQEAEEERELQRLQSNSQTAHRYDLTREPTSSDHDSELGSDDETNQQPRSSKLAKTDATAKMAFDISFHQDEDEDETEGDDEDGELTPTESDDSDLRSFDAEGDYFGNASLRLSPMPQQKPALLPVPLNRTANHRRPLVSSLGTTQDQYDRTTPDRVNPTPNRAWSAVKSLLGGRILGPVSPPESDSQISQTTGTSRPTEQNQSTARTRSQKPPATINTASQSQDTDQRAVLTQRNVSSSARLPPATGARQPRSRFASDHSELDDAVQNNIREAESYALHMRQGTLRRILASLFPWGFRPRSQPRDAQYRDGDNDSTASSDIGSDCDSELDSAATDESINLQQLFNPLTYLQAIYWFFSSMIDSITSFVSEFFSGLFSETIRRRLSAIGEALVYTVSGFSILMLAVVLSSIALANLPSLDELPVISVPSVSIPTPPGFGDLASRIGNYMPSISWPSRSAWDEFPELDDLRGAKYAEFEGLINQVLRDLRLMKGAGKLHESSIEKLNTVVPKMVHMTLKDGKPVITQEFWHAMRDLIEKDGSFPMLDKKGNNYEPSTEKQWKDIAAWVAGRPEIASKINEANDAIAKKLPHMWEAWAGDNQRRVEKTLRPILDKMKITGSLSDKDLDKRLDQIIKKHVESTKSDSTVVTREYFLQYLKNEFAAHWTEMKAEINELQPRLEQQIRDSLELAKKDDSSSLTRAEVTKLVDRSIRKAIADLNLEAMAKGQIRAHWDTDLKNQVNYFGVGAGAIVDVKQTSTTFKPDAKYLNDKGLKGAQPYPPIEALLPWHDDGDCWCAAREVNKRGNPHGAKLSVIMGHSIIPQHIVIEHILPGATTNPGARPRQIEVYIKIEDRAVRERLLDFAAANYPEDQFDWNYTPADLPFQFVKVSQFVYEGAELHDGVHVHRLSSELVALNAETDQVIVRAVSNYGAPNHTCFYRIRLYGYKEDDV